The following are encoded in a window of Roseimaritima ulvae genomic DNA:
- a CDS encoding Zn-dependent hydrolase yields MDLSVDLDRIKHDILSLAEIGRNEQDRGIYRMAFTDADMEGKRWLSERIKDADLECSFDGAVNVSGTLPGRSAGPRILVGSHIDTVPCAGALDGTLGVVTGLECLRCMRQAGITPPRTIELIAFSDEEGRFGGMFGSQSVCGEINPQSLAQMADLGGVTLQDELRRHGYDPMGSLDAARDPESIAAYLELHIEQGPVLDRTKKSIGVVDEITGLFTWSVCLRGEANHAGTTPMDMRNDAFMGLADFAHEVPRVLEENGSDRSRATIGKAQILPGATNTVPGLVEFSLDVRDTSEAVLDELASAFRKALSAIARRRHLMFEFEQKSYLQPVACDQTIVSRLMKQAERLQLEHVKMPSGAAHDAQIMGKMVPVGMIFVPSKNGQSHSPAEWTAWSDIEAGANLMLQTLLNM; encoded by the coding sequence ATGGATCTTTCCGTCGACCTAGACCGCATCAAACACGACATCCTTTCGTTGGCTGAAATCGGCCGCAACGAACAGGATCGTGGTATTTATCGGATGGCCTTCACCGATGCCGATATGGAAGGCAAGCGTTGGCTCAGCGAGCGGATTAAAGACGCCGATCTGGAATGTTCGTTCGATGGCGCGGTGAACGTTTCAGGAACTCTGCCGGGGCGTTCAGCGGGACCACGGATTCTGGTCGGCTCGCATATCGATACCGTGCCCTGTGCCGGAGCGTTGGACGGTACGCTGGGCGTTGTCACCGGCCTGGAATGTTTGCGATGTATGCGGCAAGCCGGGATCACGCCGCCACGCACGATCGAACTGATCGCCTTCAGTGACGAAGAAGGCCGGTTTGGTGGTATGTTCGGCTCGCAGTCGGTATGCGGCGAAATCAATCCTCAGTCGCTGGCCCAAATGGCGGATCTGGGCGGCGTCACATTGCAGGACGAACTGCGTCGTCACGGCTATGACCCGATGGGCTCTCTGGATGCGGCTCGCGATCCTGAATCGATTGCCGCCTATCTGGAATTGCACATCGAGCAGGGCCCGGTGCTCGACCGAACCAAAAAATCAATCGGAGTCGTCGACGAAATTACCGGACTGTTTACCTGGTCGGTTTGCCTGCGGGGCGAAGCGAATCACGCCGGGACAACGCCCATGGATATGCGCAACGATGCCTTCATGGGACTGGCTGATTTTGCCCATGAAGTCCCTCGGGTGCTGGAAGAAAACGGCAGCGATCGCAGTCGTGCCACGATCGGCAAAGCCCAGATCCTGCCGGGGGCCACCAATACCGTGCCGGGACTGGTGGAGTTTTCGCTGGACGTACGCGATACGTCGGAAGCCGTCCTCGACGAGCTGGCTTCGGCGTTTCGCAAAGCATTGTCGGCGATCGCGCGACGCCGACATCTGATGTTTGAGTTCGAACAGAAGAGCTATCTGCAGCCGGTGGCCTGCGATCAAACGATCGTCAGCCGTTTGATGAAGCAGGCCGAACGCTTGCAGTTGGAGCATGTGAAGATGCCCAGTGGGGCCGCCCACGACGCCCAAATTATGGGCAAGATGGTGCCGGTGGGGATGATCTTTGTGCCCAGCAAAAACGGCCAAAGCCACTCGCCCGCCGAATGGACCGCCTGGTCGGATATCGAAGCCGGAGCGAACTTGATGCTGCAAACTTTACTTAATATGTAA
- a CDS encoding ABC transporter substrate-binding protein — MSIKRVSLFPLPGIAVLSWLACISLVVVAASRPARAQVEPLRLRDDDASRRALPQRVPGSHVKVYLPSLPYLYTSHAINGALIKPSNNPRGWDYEMATAHRKIDSTTYEFDLRSGVRFQDGSPFDADAVIRNMEAFKQQPTRYSKIDQVFDRAEKVDDDTVRFHLTEEYGCFMNDLIWMQFYTDEYLRLNGGWNGKKTCPNLSRPGPYGLGPYILKQGYIEGDRATATAVLEANPYYWNPEYPKVETITIYTRLDSDQAKDSVLYQEGEVDIAMISPEYKVETILSPFAKVITAPSNDSLAIHMNLINGNPRLRDQSVRRALNEALHQRNLLHFVFDNEGVLSPTLASPLFPGVDQAIRSMRPFSEIQDPYQPAKQAALRSTLQGLRLKVLTQDRFLALWRGIESQLGKVGVTLDIVVVDSEKEIFEPLLQTNADANEVSWDLLVWGNDDWFFNHPFTAFLVYRTSNAWSTVYPDAVMDGYIDEMFRASVDTPEFAQVCGKIMQRAFDEAYMLFVPTPNKVIAMNKEVVYEPYRMACAPLWSIQITNQHWSIRKGPYANVSRGPVRMTRFPRSLEPN; from the coding sequence ATGTCGATCAAACGCGTCTCCTTGTTCCCGTTGCCGGGCATCGCCGTCCTATCCTGGCTGGCCTGCATTTCGCTCGTTGTGGTTGCCGCCAGCCGACCGGCGAGGGCCCAAGTTGAACCGCTGCGGCTCCGCGACGACGACGCCTCACGCCGGGCATTGCCTCAGCGCGTGCCCGGCTCGCACGTCAAAGTGTACCTGCCCAGTTTGCCGTACCTGTACACATCACACGCCATCAATGGGGCCCTAATCAAGCCTTCGAATAATCCCCGCGGCTGGGATTATGAGATGGCGACCGCGCATCGCAAAATCGACTCCACGACCTACGAGTTCGATCTTCGCAGCGGCGTGCGATTCCAAGACGGCAGCCCCTTTGATGCGGATGCGGTGATCCGCAACATGGAAGCCTTCAAGCAGCAGCCGACACGGTACAGCAAGATCGACCAGGTCTTCGATCGCGCCGAAAAAGTGGATGACGACACGGTTCGCTTCCACTTGACCGAAGAGTATGGCTGCTTCATGAACGATCTGATTTGGATGCAGTTCTACACCGACGAATACCTGCGGCTCAACGGCGGCTGGAATGGCAAGAAAACCTGCCCCAATCTTTCCCGCCCCGGCCCTTATGGATTGGGACCTTACATTTTGAAGCAAGGCTATATCGAAGGGGATCGCGCCACGGCCACCGCGGTGCTAGAGGCTAACCCGTACTACTGGAACCCCGAGTATCCCAAAGTTGAAACGATCACCATCTATACCCGCTTGGATTCCGACCAAGCCAAGGACAGCGTGCTGTACCAAGAAGGTGAAGTCGACATCGCGATGATCAGTCCGGAATATAAAGTCGAAACAATTCTGTCTCCATTTGCCAAAGTGATCACGGCGCCTTCCAACGATAGTCTGGCGATCCACATGAATCTGATCAACGGCAACCCGCGTCTGCGAGACCAATCGGTCCGTCGGGCTTTGAACGAGGCGCTCCACCAACGCAACCTGCTGCACTTTGTTTTTGATAACGAAGGGGTACTCTCACCGACCCTGGCTTCGCCCCTGTTTCCGGGCGTTGACCAAGCCATCCGATCGATGCGTCCTTTCTCGGAAATCCAAGATCCTTATCAACCCGCCAAGCAGGCCGCTCTGCGCTCCACCCTTCAAGGGTTGCGTCTAAAGGTCTTAACCCAGGATCGTTTCTTGGCACTCTGGCGAGGCATCGAAAGTCAGCTGGGAAAGGTGGGCGTCACTTTGGACATCGTGGTCGTCGACAGTGAGAAAGAGATCTTTGAGCCGCTGTTGCAAACCAATGCGGACGCCAATGAAGTCTCTTGGGACCTGTTAGTCTGGGGCAACGACGACTGGTTCTTTAATCATCCCTTCACCGCGTTTCTGGTGTATCGCACCAGCAATGCCTGGAGCACCGTGTATCCCGATGCGGTGATGGACGGCTACATCGATGAAATGTTTCGGGCCAGCGTGGACACTCCGGAATTCGCCCAGGTTTGCGGCAAGATCATGCAACGCGCCTTCGACGAGGCCTACATGCTGTTTGTGCCCACACCCAACAAGGTGATTGCGATGAACAAAGAAGTCGTCTACGAACCCTACCGCATGGCCTGCGCACCGTTGTGGAGCATTCAGATTACCAACCAACATTGGTCGATCCGCAAAGGTCCCTACGCAAATGTCTCCCGAGGCCCTGTCCGGATGACACGGTTCCCACGCAGCTTAGAGCCAAACTGA
- a CDS encoding aspartate/ornithine carbamoyltransferase family protein encodes MSTSASSAASNVARNSKGRILHAEKLLELTDGVVDLPPLQALAGQSILNPRQFERRSVVALAQLAAVLELRNVEIEKPLDGKIAITAFFEASTRTRLSFESAVLRLDGKVLSVPDGQVTGIAKGESLADIGEMFNTYGDVVVMRHPDTSCLDEIRTNLQRPLINAGNGSGHHPTQALIDWFALLKWRPELCLPDCPPEKRIHLGIIGTPGSMRAVKSFLRLALMFTGAVSKITIISEMADPVGLDLTEPIEESPIPIEVINDVQDALPELDVIYVNSIAFLGDSYRNLDDRYTLQRNSNLKPGAVILHPLARNMELSVDLDDTDHNLYFAQAAGAVFVRQAILIAVLDRLDRIGDLAKSR; translated from the coding sequence ATGAGTACCTCCGCGTCTAGTGCGGCGAGCAATGTCGCGCGCAATTCTAAGGGACGGATCCTGCATGCTGAAAAGCTGCTGGAGCTGACCGATGGCGTCGTCGACTTGCCTCCCCTGCAGGCCCTGGCCGGCCAGTCGATTTTGAATCCGCGGCAGTTTGAACGCCGCAGCGTGGTCGCCTTGGCGCAACTGGCGGCGGTCCTGGAACTTCGGAACGTCGAAATTGAAAAACCGCTGGACGGCAAAATCGCCATCACCGCGTTTTTTGAAGCCAGTACTCGGACGCGATTGTCCTTCGAAAGCGCCGTCCTGCGACTCGACGGCAAAGTGCTGTCGGTGCCGGACGGGCAGGTAACCGGGATTGCCAAAGGCGAATCGCTGGCGGATATCGGGGAAATGTTTAACACCTATGGCGACGTCGTGGTGATGCGTCATCCCGATACCAGTTGCCTGGACGAAATTCGCACCAACTTGCAGCGGCCGTTGATCAACGCCGGCAACGGCAGTGGCCACCATCCCACGCAGGCCCTGATCGATTGGTTCGCCTTACTCAAATGGCGCCCCGAGCTGTGCCTGCCCGATTGCCCGCCTGAAAAACGCATCCACCTGGGCATCATCGGCACGCCCGGTTCGATGCGAGCGGTCAAAAGCTTTCTGCGGTTGGCCCTGATGTTCACCGGAGCCGTCTCCAAAATCACCATCATTTCCGAGATGGCCGATCCGGTGGGCTTGGATTTGACCGAGCCGATTGAAGAGTCGCCGATTCCGATTGAAGTCATCAACGACGTCCAAGACGCGCTGCCTGAGCTGGACGTGATCTATGTCAATTCAATCGCATTTTTGGGTGACAGTTACCGCAATCTAGATGATCGCTATACCTTGCAGCGGAACAGTAATCTGAAACCCGGAGCGGTGATCTTGCACCCCCTGGCCCGGAATATGGAACTGTCGGTCGATCTGGATGACACCGACCACAACCTGTATTTTGCGCAAGCGGCGGGAGCCGTGTTTGTCAGGCAAGCCATCCTGATCGCTGTGCTGGACCGACTGGACCGGATCGGCGACCTGGCCAAATCTCGCTAG
- a CDS encoding BPL-N domain-containing protein, translating into MYCPPLRPFTTFAIVCAIGLTLVFHSSVFATNAVSTGKIAAGTRWETPYYIIDSGVVGETVLVTGGIHGNEPAGYRAAEQIRHWPIAKGRLVVVPGVNRPGLQASTRYLPDTDKPHHDLNRNFIIGEDGQIITAGTLATELWQLVERLRPNWIIDLHEGYQFYISHRPAKGKNRSVGSSIIYHHSDSLDPLVRRALATANAHVDDSQRRFVALDKGPVKGSLASTAHRALGANTFIIETTYQNQPLSLRTRQQRAMVNSLLNDIGLLDRDCSKQLTPNVRQGWIQVGLFDGPGTGSGGKQDFPRIVDQTAGMQIHFIGVEDIQPALLSQFDVLLFPGGSGSKQARAIGSQGREHVRAFVQDGGGYLGVCAGAYLCSDHYAWSLDLVDAEVFTGAKEIPGVGRKQMWYRGNATRVQLELSEAGKRVFTDVAVQFDVRYHNGPILSPNGNPEIEDYTPLAWFRSEQVRYDPQRGTMVDTPAIVSGRFQDGRVISISPHPEADEALQSMIVDAIRWCAQPE; encoded by the coding sequence ATGTATTGCCCTCCACTGCGACCATTCACGACGTTTGCAATCGTTTGTGCCATCGGCCTGACGTTGGTCTTCCACTCCTCAGTGTTCGCCACCAACGCGGTATCCACTGGCAAAATCGCTGCCGGCACACGTTGGGAGACGCCCTATTACATAATCGATTCCGGCGTCGTGGGCGAAACCGTGTTGGTCACCGGCGGCATTCACGGCAATGAACCGGCAGGCTATCGCGCCGCCGAACAGATTCGTCATTGGCCGATCGCCAAAGGTCGCCTGGTCGTGGTCCCCGGCGTCAACCGACCCGGTCTCCAAGCCAGCACGCGTTATCTGCCCGACACCGACAAGCCCCATCATGATCTGAACCGAAACTTTATTATCGGCGAAGACGGCCAGATCATCACGGCGGGAACGCTGGCGACCGAACTGTGGCAGCTTGTCGAGCGACTGCGTCCTAACTGGATTATCGATTTACATGAGGGCTATCAGTTTTATATTTCGCACCGTCCTGCCAAAGGCAAAAATCGTTCGGTCGGCTCCTCCATCATCTATCACCACAGCGATTCGCTCGATCCGCTAGTCCGGCGAGCTCTGGCGACCGCCAACGCACACGTCGATGATTCGCAGCGTCGTTTCGTGGCTCTCGACAAGGGGCCGGTTAAAGGCAGTTTGGCCAGTACCGCGCACCGAGCCCTCGGTGCTAATACATTCATCATCGAAACCACATATCAGAACCAACCGCTCTCACTGCGAACACGCCAGCAGCGAGCGATGGTGAATTCGTTGCTGAACGATATCGGTTTGCTAGACCGAGACTGTTCGAAACAGTTGACGCCCAACGTTCGACAGGGTTGGATTCAGGTCGGACTGTTTGACGGCCCCGGAACCGGCTCCGGCGGCAAGCAGGACTTCCCACGGATCGTCGACCAGACTGCCGGGATGCAAATCCATTTCATCGGCGTGGAAGATATCCAACCCGCGCTGCTTAGCCAATTCGACGTGCTGTTGTTTCCCGGCGGCAGCGGCAGCAAGCAGGCCCGCGCAATCGGCTCACAAGGACGTGAACACGTGCGTGCCTTTGTTCAGGACGGAGGTGGGTATCTGGGCGTTTGCGCCGGAGCGTACCTGTGTTCCGATCATTACGCCTGGTCGCTGGATCTGGTGGACGCAGAAGTCTTCACCGGAGCGAAGGAGATCCCCGGCGTGGGCCGCAAGCAGATGTGGTATCGCGGCAATGCGACGCGGGTGCAGTTGGAACTGAGCGAAGCGGGGAAGCGCGTGTTCACCGACGTCGCTGTGCAGTTTGATGTCCGCTATCACAACGGTCCGATCCTGTCTCCCAACGGAAATCCAGAAATCGAAGACTACACTCCGCTGGCTTGGTTCCGCAGCGAGCAGGTCCGCTACGATCCGCAGCGAGGCACGATGGTCGACACGCCGGCAATCGTCAGCGGCCGCTTCCAAGACGGCCGCGTGATTTCCATCAGTCCGCATCCCGAAGCCGACGAAGCGCTGCAATCGATGATCGTCGACGCCATCCGCTGGTGCGCGCAGCCCGAGTAG
- the asnB gene encoding asparagine synthase (glutamine-hydrolyzing) — MCGLTGFWDPSKTQQREMRFALDGMLDVLDHRGPDERGSRLYVEQGLALGHTRLSLVGLDHGHQPIETSDGDFAVTVNGELYGYKRIRTQLACETLSVDRKSDSAISLPLYLKHGLAMVEHLRGEFAIVLYDHREKRLLLIRDRFGIKPLYYAKTERGIVWGSEVKSILKHPDVQAKLCPKAALHQMMQVMVPGSTSFEGVQAIQPGHMMIVELRDGRLETRTKRYWDLNFPTSHDPNPDPAEYVQGVQDRLVDAVATRLEADVPVGCYLSGGIDSCSILGLATTLQQSPVKAFTIAFDNAEYDESHIAKLMAERTGAEQELLLLTEKELYGPAFERATWHAERTFYNTLAVAKWHMSRRVRACNYKAVVTGEGSDELFGGYPFFKRDWLGREDEGGIFAGAILAEEDLQHSAWQDLCGFTPSWIQPWMLTLEKIRPLLSDDMQDLLREYDPVAAVAGAIDADAVAGRHRLDISQYTWCKTMLEGQILTWGGDRMDMANSMEARPAFLDHHLAEYAVTIPPEVRIRDGVEKWVLREAMVNVLPRELYERKKFAFMAPPAHTDPIKRAAIQEMIDHWLTPQRVQTLNVLDAGRLKQFISDAWQETDGTVARRNDIVMNHSLQLHMLQGQYVEGLPLPVVD, encoded by the coding sequence ATGTGCGGCCTTACTGGATTTTGGGATCCTTCTAAAACACAACAACGCGAAATGCGGTTTGCCCTCGATGGCATGCTGGACGTGCTCGACCATCGCGGCCCCGATGAACGCGGCAGCCGACTGTATGTCGAGCAGGGTTTGGCGCTGGGGCATACCCGGCTGTCGCTTGTCGGGCTCGATCATGGGCACCAGCCGATCGAAACTTCCGACGGCGATTTTGCGGTCACCGTCAACGGCGAGCTGTACGGCTACAAACGCATCCGTACGCAACTGGCTTGTGAGACGCTTTCGGTCGATCGCAAAAGTGACAGCGCGATCAGTTTGCCGCTGTACCTGAAACACGGTCTGGCCATGGTCGAACATCTGCGAGGTGAATTTGCCATCGTGCTGTACGACCACCGCGAGAAACGGCTGCTGTTGATTCGCGACCGGTTTGGCATCAAGCCGCTGTATTATGCCAAGACCGAACGAGGCATCGTCTGGGGCTCGGAGGTCAAGTCGATTCTCAAGCATCCCGACGTGCAGGCCAAATTGTGTCCCAAAGCGGCCTTGCACCAGATGATGCAAGTCATGGTTCCCGGTTCCACGTCCTTCGAAGGCGTGCAGGCGATCCAGCCCGGGCACATGATGATTGTCGAGCTGCGGGATGGTCGTTTGGAAACTCGCACCAAGCGATACTGGGATTTGAACTTCCCCACTTCGCATGATCCCAATCCGGATCCCGCCGAATACGTGCAGGGCGTGCAAGATCGCTTGGTCGATGCGGTGGCCACGCGGTTGGAAGCCGATGTGCCGGTCGGCTGTTACCTGTCGGGAGGTATCGATAGTTGCTCGATCCTGGGCTTGGCTACGACGCTGCAGCAATCGCCGGTGAAAGCGTTCACGATCGCGTTTGACAATGCCGAATACGACGAATCGCATATCGCCAAACTGATGGCCGAGCGTACCGGTGCCGAGCAGGAACTGTTGCTGTTGACCGAAAAGGAACTGTATGGCCCCGCCTTTGAGCGGGCCACCTGGCACGCCGAACGCACCTTCTACAACACGCTGGCGGTTGCCAAGTGGCACATGAGTCGCCGCGTGCGGGCTTGCAATTACAAAGCCGTGGTGACCGGGGAAGGCTCCGACGAATTGTTCGGCGGCTATCCGTTCTTTAAACGCGATTGGTTGGGACGCGAGGACGAAGGCGGTATCTTTGCCGGCGCAATTCTGGCCGAAGAAGATTTGCAACACTCGGCTTGGCAGGACCTCTGCGGTTTCACCCCGTCATGGATCCAGCCCTGGATGCTGACGCTGGAAAAGATCCGCCCGTTGCTGTCCGACGATATGCAGGATTTGCTCCGCGAATACGATCCGGTGGCGGCGGTGGCCGGGGCCATCGATGCCGATGCGGTGGCCGGTCGCCATCGCTTAGACATCTCGCAGTACACCTGGTGCAAGACGATGCTGGAAGGTCAGATTCTGACCTGGGGCGGCGACCGCATGGACATGGCCAACAGCATGGAAGCTCGCCCGGCGTTTTTGGACCATCACCTGGCGGAATACGCGGTCACGATTCCTCCGGAAGTCCGAATTCGCGACGGTGTGGAAAAATGGGTGCTGCGAGAAGCCATGGTGAATGTGTTGCCGCGCGAATTGTACGAACGCAAAAAGTTCGCATTCATGGCGCCGCCGGCACACACCGACCCGATCAAACGCGCCGCCATCCAAGAGATGATCGACCATTGGCTGACGCCCCAGCGCGTGCAAACCTTAAATGTGTTGGATGCCGGTCGACTGAAACAATTCATTTCCGACGCTTGGCAGGAAACCGATGGCACGGTCGCCCGTCGCAATGACATCGTGATGAACCACTCGTTGCAACTGCATATGTTGCAAGGCCAGTACGTCGAAGGCCTGCCCCTGCCGGTCGTCGACTAG
- a CDS encoding cysteine hydrolase family protein, translating to MRDNMNSPEHIDPLKDVYHDSFVDNPAHREFMVEGHTALLCIDLQYLDAAPGHGVFKDAAESGVPAEAQAYYFDRLENMVLPNVRALQDSFRSHDMEVIHTRIQSLTQDGRDRGKGHRRLGLLAPPGSRDADFLEQVAPKRQRDEIIINKTASGVFSSTNIHYVLKNMGVESLFVVGVYTNECVETTVRDACDLGYLVTIVEDCCATVTPELHDASLATLRDRYARIMKLEEAQQVIRQLIPRRGNTTPASP from the coding sequence ATAAGAGACAACATGAATTCACCCGAGCACATCGACCCGCTGAAAGATGTCTACCACGATTCGTTCGTGGACAATCCGGCACACCGCGAGTTCATGGTCGAAGGGCATACGGCGCTGCTGTGTATTGATTTGCAGTACCTGGATGCCGCGCCCGGCCATGGCGTGTTTAAAGATGCCGCGGAAAGCGGCGTGCCGGCGGAAGCCCAGGCGTATTACTTTGATCGCTTGGAGAACATGGTGCTGCCCAACGTGCGTGCCTTGCAAGATTCGTTTCGCTCGCACGATATGGAAGTCATCCACACCCGCATCCAATCCTTGACCCAAGACGGACGCGATCGCGGCAAGGGGCATCGGCGATTGGGGCTGCTGGCGCCTCCGGGCAGTCGCGATGCGGATTTTTTGGAGCAGGTTGCGCCAAAGAGGCAGCGCGATGAAATCATCATCAACAAGACGGCCAGCGGTGTGTTTTCATCGACCAACATCCATTACGTGTTGAAGAACATGGGCGTTGAGTCGTTGTTTGTGGTCGGCGTGTATACCAACGAATGCGTGGAAACGACCGTGCGAGATGCCTGCGACTTGGGCTATCTGGTGACGATCGTGGAAGATTGTTGTGCCACGGTCACGCCGGAATTGCACGACGCTTCGCTGGCCACGCTCCGCGACCGCTACGCACGAATCATGAAACTCGAGGAAGCTCAGCAAGTCATCCGCCAACTGATTCCGCGACGAGGCAACACGACCCCGGCCTCGCCGTAG
- a CDS encoding methyl-accepting chemotaxis protein: MLNRGVLLKLVVLVVVSIAAFCALGMFGVRTNRQTFQSVREVRETAVEFRNVAQQITEPLNQLRELSMRMVMSPDEKMRRTLNDQQRRVTQDLNAVLTNWDPNGRTKQEREAVAALQASWERYVAIKDVTVNKVLNDYREEAFINSIQAEKEQFQIVKDRLNDWMQQKQQNADSVYAEAEQRFEASSRWYFYLIICLTLFVGALGYLTATTIIGPIEKMRRIATRIAENATRGLFDQLDERIELRSQDELRALATAFNQMIENMQATLLRLAEEERRTQAILNSTADGILTVDARGHLRSMNVAAERLLGCQADTAIDTPVDSFIPALHTNGTSGDAVRRQHGRADHNESEVQARTAQGDEYPIALRIRELDYAGERLTIATLQDITVRKQDEAQRQNLFHAIRDAVQRLTVASRQILESTSEQSVGTQEQASTVAQTVSTVNEIAHTAQQAAQRAKEVAESARHCDDIGNAGSAAIEESVQAMEQVQTQVESLAQNILSLAERAQAIGEITATVNDIAEQTNVLALNAAVEASRAGEHGKGFAVVASEVKSLAQQSKNATHQVRKILTEIQRATQEAVLSTEDGTKAVGTASRVVGEAGETINQLVATLSTSAKLAMQISASANQQAVGVSQLNEGMNSIHNITQRQAETIKQIEQSAQNLNVLSNELANLTA, encoded by the coding sequence ATGTTAAATCGCGGCGTTTTACTAAAACTAGTCGTCTTGGTGGTCGTCTCGATCGCGGCTTTTTGTGCGTTGGGGATGTTTGGCGTGCGGACCAACCGCCAGACCTTTCAATCGGTTCGTGAAGTCCGTGAGACGGCGGTGGAATTTCGCAACGTCGCCCAACAGATCACCGAACCGTTGAATCAACTGCGCGAATTGTCGATGCGCATGGTGATGTCGCCCGACGAAAAGATGCGTCGGACCCTGAACGATCAGCAACGACGCGTCACGCAAGATTTGAACGCGGTGCTGACGAATTGGGATCCCAACGGCAGAACCAAGCAAGAACGAGAAGCGGTAGCGGCGCTGCAGGCCAGTTGGGAACGCTACGTTGCGATCAAAGACGTCACCGTCAACAAAGTCCTAAACGACTACCGTGAAGAAGCCTTTATCAATTCCATCCAAGCCGAAAAGGAACAGTTTCAAATCGTCAAAGACCGTTTGAATGATTGGATGCAGCAGAAACAACAAAATGCGGACAGCGTCTATGCCGAGGCCGAGCAGCGATTTGAAGCCTCCAGCCGGTGGTACTTCTACTTGATCATCTGTCTAACCTTGTTTGTCGGGGCGCTCGGTTACCTAACCGCTACCACGATCATCGGTCCCATCGAAAAAATGCGTCGGATCGCCACCCGCATCGCTGAAAATGCCACGCGTGGATTATTTGACCAGCTGGACGAACGCATCGAACTGCGTTCGCAAGACGAACTGCGGGCCCTGGCGACGGCCTTCAACCAGATGATTGAAAACATGCAAGCCACGCTGCTGCGGTTGGCGGAAGAAGAACGTCGGACCCAAGCCATTTTGAACTCGACCGCCGACGGTATCCTGACCGTTGACGCGCGCGGACACCTGCGTTCGATGAACGTGGCCGCCGAACGTCTGCTGGGCTGCCAAGCCGACACCGCGATCGATACCCCCGTAGACAGCTTCATCCCGGCACTCCATACAAACGGTACCTCAGGCGATGCGGTACGCCGCCAACACGGAAGGGCCGATCACAACGAATCCGAGGTCCAAGCACGTACCGCGCAAGGCGATGAATACCCCATCGCGCTGCGAATCCGCGAGCTGGATTACGCCGGCGAACGCCTGACCATCGCCACGCTGCAGGATATTACGGTACGTAAACAGGATGAGGCACAACGGCAAAATCTGTTTCACGCCATCCGCGATGCGGTCCAACGCCTGACCGTCGCCAGCCGCCAAATCCTGGAGTCCACCTCGGAGCAGTCCGTGGGCACTCAGGAACAAGCTTCCACCGTCGCGCAAACCGTTTCCACCGTGAACGAAATCGCCCACACCGCGCAACAGGCCGCCCAGCGTGCCAAGGAAGTCGCCGAATCAGCCCGCCACTGCGACGATATCGGCAACGCCGGCAGCGCAGCGATCGAAGAATCGGTCCAGGCCATGGAGCAGGTGCAAACTCAGGTGGAATCGCTCGCCCAAAACATCCTCTCCCTCGCCGAACGCGCTCAGGCCATCGGTGAAATCACGGCCACCGTCAACGACATCGCCGAACAAACCAACGTGCTGGCCCTGAACGCCGCTGTCGAAGCGTCGCGAGCCGGTGAACACGGCAAGGGCTTCGCCGTGGTCGCCTCGGAAGTCAAATCGCTGGCTCAACAATCCAAAAACGCCACGCATCAAGTTCGCAAAATCCTCACCGAAATCCAACGCGCGACTCAGGAAGCGGTGCTGTCGACCGAAGATGGCACCAAGGCCGTGGGCACGGCCAGCCGAGTCGTCGGGGAAGCCGGCGAAACGATCAATCAGCTGGTCGCTACGCTTTCCACCTCGGCAAAACTGGCAATGCAGATTTCGGCTTCCGCAAACCAACAAGCCGTCGGTGTGAGCCAATTGAACGAAGGCATGAACAGCATCCACAATATCACCCAACGACAAGCCGAAACAATTAAACAGATCGAACAATCGGCACAGAACCTGAACGTGCTGAGCAACGAACTGGCCAACTTGACCGCCTGA